The Bactrocera dorsalis isolate Fly_Bdor chromosome 3, ASM2337382v1, whole genome shotgun sequence genomic interval aaatataacggACTTGCATAAATACGCTTTTTGTATTTGCACTAAGTTAAACAGAAAATGTGGAGTCTAgagaaaattttgcacaaaaacaTTCGACAATCAATAGAAATACAACGCAGTACTGTAGAGTAACAGTAACATTACACAAATCTGTAGTTGAGCAGAGCGTCATACCTTACATAAAACTGTAGAATAACAAAGCTGCTTCTCTTAACTttatataaaactgtaaaatagcataatttcaaGTGCAGTGCTGTTAACTTTATATAAAACTGCAACTTTTAAACTGCATTGCTGTTAACTACACAGTAATCTGTAGTATAACAGATTTTCAAAGGCAGTTCTGTTAAGCTTACATAAAACTGTAGTTTAACTGAGCTTCAAGGACAGTACTGCTAACCTAATTCCAAACTACGCAACATCACTTTAACAGCTTAAACGCAAGCATAGAACATGTCTCGGGAATATTAAATACTAGAAAGTAttgattttgtatttatgaatatattcgtacttttttcaatttttttaaacgaaaatcaCCAAGCATAACTTTGAGTTTTTACTTTACATGTGTTTGTTAGAATATACAagtgtatatgtaggtataaatGCATGAAGAAGAAATGTTAAACTATTATTGTAGTAAGTGCTTTCCGATAAGTATTTATctagaaaaaatgttatttttataaattaaaaacaaaaaaataaaaacaaaatcaactaACTATTCCTTTATACATTTTGCAATTTGTGAAAAGCACACAAAAATCCagttaaacacaaaaaacactaatgaaatttttctcaacaacaacaaaaatacatacaaacactttcacaaaaaaaatattctactcAGTGCAGTTACATTCAGAATGTACTACTAAGATAGTTGAAGCACTTTTAAgagtttctaaattttttataaatcaatacatttatatataaatataaatatatgctagAATCGTTTACAAAAGCTATGtactatatttataacaaatttataaaaagataaactgtgaaaaaaaatttcaaaatattttaaaatcaaaaaagatgGCATCGAGTTATGGTAATGaaacgtacacatacatacatagtgacttacatatgtacacacaaacacctatatgttatgtatgtgcatattggTTATGTATGTGAATGTTGAAGAAATTTGTTAGCAAATATTTACTGAAATTATTGTGATAAAGTAGTAGAACGACAAgcaagcataaatatgtagtaGAAAGTATGTTGTAAAAACGGCGAAAACGATCGAGACGAACCACAGCAACAATAACGCCGACCAAGCGCACAAGCAACTGGCGTAAGCTGGCCCTGGCAACACCACAGTGCGAGACCGAGTGGCGAAACCACAAAGAGGAGCGTGTTTTGTGGCTACAATCATACAGATCGCacggaaaaacaacaacacacacaagcatttgacaaatatttgtcTGTGTGTGCTTGGCAGCGCTGCATGGCTTTGAACTTGCAGGACTTGCGCATCAACACATTacaattacaaacacacacatgtaccaatgccataacaacaacaataatgaacttttgattttttggtatgtttgttttcttcatttcatttgatttatatataaaaatatttttttattttgttaaaatgctGAACGGCCCTTTGTGTGGCTGCTTTTTGAACGGAACATTTTTTAGCCCACTCTGTAAGGCTGCAGCGCGCTCAAGCGCCTGAAGTTAGGCTACCTATGAACAATTAAATATACGTACTTGTGTATATAAAACATTGCAGATTTTGAATTTATCAGTAAATAAGTTTGaagtatgaatttttcaaacagattttttttgtaaatatgatGCTTTAATCTTTTATGCGTTTTTTGAATTAGTACGAGTACCTAGTTTGcgagaaaattttttggaattaaaatataataatacatatgtagttataatacaaaaatttcaaaaatttttataataaaaattttttttactacacaaatttcaatattacataaatttaaaaatttttttataatctaaaaatctaaatttcaaaattttttaaaatctaaaatttttttaatacacaaatttcaatattacataaatttcaaaatattttttatcaaattttttataatatatattttttttaattttgtaatatcaTATCCGATTATTACTTTTGTTTACTATACACTCACTCAGGCACAAACACGCAAGAGTATAATTTTTTCCAAGCGCTctagtcgcaatttttcataaatacatgtaaataattaaataaaatttttatagactatacatacacatacatacatataatattaaatgtatataataatattgtacataaattttttacacGGTGGATAAAGTCCGCTCTTAGAAACAAgatttccaaacattttttgtCGGAACTTGTTCGATTTTGCTGACTACCAATTGAAAACGCACTTTTTTTGTTGCGTTTGTaacagaatttttgaaaatatttttgaatttttgcaaattaaattacaGCAATATAACATGACTAACGGCAACTGTTCTCCCATTCTCACACACAGGCAAGATTGCTTCGGTTCACAATTCTTCGCCGCCTGCGTCGAGGCTCTACAACTGCACGAAGAGATGGACAAATACAATGAATGGCGCTTCACTCTCGGCAAGAAGTAAGGCGTTCCATTCCATTGCGTTCTACTTATTTCATTGTTGACGACCAGCGGACGACGTTCATGCGACGGTTACAGTGTGTGGCTTGTATGTACATTTTGTGGATTTTGCGATTGTGTTGGCGTTTTTATGAAGATCAAACGACGACTTGGACTGGAACACTGATAATGTTAAATCAACCGAAGGCGCTAAATAAACAAGTGATGTATGAATGTATAACCGTATAACGAAAATGGCAATGTGATCCTGATGATGACAACGTTGACAATGAATGGAGTGATGATGATGACTACGATGACGATGACGACACTGGCAGCTAAGCATGAATATAAATTATGGAGTaatggaaaattgaaaaaaaaaatatttatggaattttatattaaattttgtttgaaaaaatacttagaaaggagtaaaaaaagaacacacatacatattatcaatggaaatttaatgaaataaactaAAGTATTTAGcacaaatgaataaaataattgaaatttaaatttaaagcaaaattaatcGTTTCAAATTGCTCGTTGATGTACTTTGATGTCTGCCTAATGCAAAGTTTTagcaaattaattgaaaaaaattgaaaaaaaaataacaacaaaatacgtattttctatatttctgTATGTATAGCtatttttcatgaaataaaACTAAGTTCATGcacaaaaatgttaaatgtaaaaaataatttcaaaatgtgGGTATTGAACAAAATACAATGTGTGTAAAGTTTTCGTTTCTTGCGTTATATAACCGTCTCCAGTGGTTAATTTAAAGCtctcataatttaaaaaattatttacaaaaaaaaaaataattgcagcctcaaaaaagtatttacaaaagaaaataataaattcagcCTCAAATAATACTCCATTTACACAATTTGTTGAAACACAGTGTCCGTTAAaacgaaaaaagcaaaaatccgattgcattcaaattaaatttaaatgcaacAAATCGATTAAATCGAAACCGATAACAAGCAACAAACAAGcgacaaatatatatacataaatataacggaaaacacacacaaacaagtaTTTTAAATGTCTGATGTAAATAGAtgattcattattttttattattattttgtaataatttgtaattatatttatattaatataattattattatgttaaaatttaactatcataaattattaattatgtgCTATAAGtagtagctatcgaatcgtgaggtttttattttttacaatttaataactttacatacatatacttgcaGAACATAATATGAATGCATtgtattgaaaacataaaagtatttttaatttgtaaattatttttgcaataatatccttaagttatttttactaattatatacatacaaacatacctacatatatatagtaaatatatatgtatatatatgctatattgtaCTATCGTTACGATGATTTTTATACTGTGCAAATAAtaagataacaacaacaaacaataaaaagaacacCCCACATAAGCTCATATGTAAATTCAATAGACCACAAATGACGGAAAGTATGTAGTTAACATATGATACGATACGTAcacttgtatgtaaatgtgtgcatAAACTTGTAATATGTACATTAGCACTCATGTGCATTAAACATAACTAAAAGATATGTTTGCAACTACATACACTCACGTCCACAAACCTAAATGTAACTATCGCTAAAAATTTGTACAAtcttttttactttgttttccactttacatacatatatacattgaaTATCATAACGCGtattaagattttattttttatgattgtaataatattttatttgtttttgattttgagttttgtatgattattacttttaaattgaAACTTCTTTGGATCTAGTCGTAAAATAAAGATTGTATAATTCAAActctaataaattgtttttgttattattgcaaaaaaaagggTTAACGATTAGTGACTAAGCACCACAGTCACGTCGATCGAGCGTTTTCGTATACATATCTGCTGCCTCATGCGGAACTTGAGTTGACTTAATTTAAGATAACAAATATCCAATGCACAGgttgaatattaatatttacaaaaacgtCGAAGGGAGGAGTTGAAATCCGCGAGGCAAACCGCTAACAAATCaaggttttaatattttgtatattaatcCAAGTAGCAACCACAATTGGTTTtgccttttttattatttggtttATAAACAATTGATACGCTATAATAGGTATAGTTAcggtttaatttttctttgtatattGCTGTTGTCCAAATTTCTAGAACCACATGAgcgcaattattttaaattatcagtGACTGATTAGTAATCTTACCTTAAATTGTAAGAAATTGATGATTAGAGAATGTGGACTAAACTAACGGTTGCTCAAAGCCATATCCTCGGACAGGGTGcatcaaagaaataaaaaccgaaataatttgtaatataaCTACTATTTTATCTAAtactttctataattttttgatatacaCATTAAAGCCTTCAATTATACCATAATATTAATTTAGGAGGactcttatttaaaaatattttcaataatttatattatcaaCATTGAGAATGTGAAAATGTATCATTCTCACTTTCCAACTGTTATATTTTTCGTGCTTCTTGTGCTGTACTGATTCCACTTCGTTTCTATAATTTTAGCACAATTCGATTTAAGCACGGTCGAAAGTTTACTTTCTATAGacaatattttgtgaatttttgtaTTCACAATGGACAAAAATGCTGATATAATCAAATTGGATAGTGATAATGAAGATTTGGATGACCGTGTTCGTGATACCACCACAGTTGATTTAACTTCGGACACTAGTATGAATGAAACTCCTGAGAAAAAATTGCCGGTGGCTGTCCCGCTAAAAGAGTCAATTGACTGCGTTGAATTCGAAGAAGGTGAGGTGGAGGAAGCACAGGAAGCTGCGGAAATATGTGAACCAACAAGTAGTAAACAAACATTGGCTTTTGAAATAAAGTTTTCAAATGAAAGCATTTTCAAGGAATATGGACATAAAATATTGGACTCGCTTGATAAGgcactaaatatgtatgtggataatccaatttttgcatttaaaatttcgaattcTGAAAATACTACAGTTAGTAGTATAAACGCTTATATAGCAAAAGATTCAGCTGCCAACCACTCTGATATGGAATTAAGTGATTGTGAAGAGGCGGTGAGCATAACTGAAGTAGCACCTGAGCGCCATTTGTCAGAAAATGAAGATGAATCGCCGGATTTAGACTTGGCCTCGTTATTTACAATTGATACCTCTGGCTCGAAAAAACTTGACACCCAATGTGTACCTTCATATAAACGTAGTATTAAAGATGTTTTGAATGAAGAATCTTCAGCGCGTAAACGACAAAAGTTAGAAGAGGAAAACGAGTGCCAAAGGGTGCGAACAACAGTGGCTTGTTTCAATTGTGGAGTAAATGGGCACTCACTACGTGAATGTCCTAAACCACGAAATAACGCGCGTATAAATCGTGCAAAATTAGCACGTAAACAAGAGAGATATCACATTGACATTGAACAAAGATTTGGGCATTTAAGGCCGGGTAAGATAAGTGACAAGCTGCAGACAGCACTTGGTTTAAAGCGCGGAGAACTGCCATTCTTTTTCTACCGTATGAGAAAGCTTGGTTATCCACCAGGCTGGCTGGAGGAGGCAAAAGTGGTGCATTCTGGCATATCTCTAATCAATTCAGATGTAAGAAAAAAACatgtataatttttaagtttaaacgttacgtttgtatttttttatattgaaggGAAACGCAGTGATGGCATCGGAAGACGAAAATTCACAAGAAAGCGATGAGATTAAATATGATATATCGAAAATTGTAGACTTCCCAGGATTCAATGTTGATCCTGGTCCGAATTTCTATGATGtaagatatacaagtatataatttatttgtaaatgtttCAACTTCAAATCATTCTAGGACTATAAGCACCATAATGTGCCGCCTTTGTCTCGCCATCAACGAAAAGAAGAGTTCATCAAGAAATTGGGAAGCAACGTTGTAAAGGGTTATAAACATAAAAGACTTAAGAGTCTACCACAAACAACTAATGTGGCTGAGATTAAAACTAGCATATTGGACAATGCCGATATGGATATTGAAGACGACGTTGCGGTTGATGAAAATGTGGTGTTTACTCGCCCTCCTCCACCACCGGAACCCGCAAACGACATtaaaccaccaccaccaccaacatcGCCAGACGATGCAACTACCTCAGCAACGAATGAAGAAAGCTCATCTGTTGCAAATGAACGTACTTGTTCGCCCACGTTAGACTATTTGGAGGAACGCAAACAAAAGTTACTTGCCGAATTAAAGTCTGGTCTGTGTGATATTGACAGTTTGTCTTCAAGTAGTGCGACTGAAGAATCACTCGCACTGGAAACGAGCAATAATGAGACGAAAGCCAGCCAAATATCCAAACCAACAAATACGAACGAAATACACACGGTTGAACCAACGCCTACGTTGGATATTATTAAGGAATCACACATGGGTACACCAGTGTTGCATTTTTCACCATACGAAAAACTACCAGCTGGTGACAATTTCAAAGTGGGTGTTAGTGatgttattaattttgaaaatctgCCGGATTCAACGGGCAAGTATGAGCAAATGAAGGAGGTTATTAAGAAAGTACGAAATATCGTTACTAAATTGCATAACGACGATGACGACTGATGAAGAGCGAATATGAATATACTGCATGTTTAAGTATTAGATTCGTTTTGAAAttgcattttgtaaaatttctgaATGGTTGTGCGAACGTATGCTTGTGGTTAATTTTAACTgttaaatacataataattttaaaataaaatgattacaTTATTTACTAAGATTTAAAAGCCCGCGATGTTCCTGCAAAGGAATTTCGTTACTTAAttttagcaacaaaaaattatggtaGAATATAATGAGTGTAattatgaatttaaataaatctttGTAACGCTGAAAACAATTTACTCAAgacaaaactgaaaataaatcaattttcacaatatttttataatacaaaaacaattgtttCTCAAGGTACGAACAACATTTTCTATATCtataaaataagtatatacatatataaccaaaatttgaaattgttttcttgccaagaattgcaataaaaaaacattgagGAAAGAGcgtgagcaaaatttcagatcgatatctcaaggGAAGCCAGCCGGGCACGGATGTTATAGcgacagaaaacattcctgaagtagtTTTAAGGCATGGCAGTCCTTGGCCGGGTTCTTTTCGGATACTTCGACCCGACTATCGTGGGGCATGGCTCTTCATGCTGAtaatgtactcgtatattttataaggtctcGCACGTTTCTTTCTGAGCAATACAAACTTCgaagcaaacttaatatacactgttcAGAGATAGTATTTATGTGTGcagttgtaaatttatttattcagatTATGTATAAGAATTTAACATAAGAAATATTACCAACTATCTACTTCAAGTTCGTGATATACAATGCAAGCTGCAgcatataatcaaaaataaagtaTGTTTATGCAGATATGTATTcgcacatttatatatatatatatgtatatatatatttatgtgtggtAATATTAATTGCTTTGAATAGGTGGCATTTGCTAAATCgtcttagatttttttttaatttttatgcttttcacAAAGAACACTTTATATTCATTCACGCTTCTAAGATACACCAAAAGCGACCCAATATAATTTTCACAATTAAAGCACATTATTCAAACACTTGTacaatcaaatatattatatgaatgtacatacttgtacctatatatgtacatatgtatatgtatatgtacatatattcttatattttcaattacaaatatattcttATTGATTTGCGGGCAAATTTGGTGTTCCTAATTTTCACTTGAgaaatccttgtatggaatgGTTTGCATTAGTTGcagaaattacaaattatttaaaaattttataaatatattttcttcgcGTGATCTATAACGTgcctaaaaattttcaatttttattgcacaataatttaatttattccaaatgtttgtttttaagCTCTTTAGAACCCATTATAAAcatcttttaataattttaaaacggtTGCAATGTAAATTCGCATTCCCCCTTAGGGAACAAGTATTTAGAATTATACTTGAAAAGAATAGGTGGTGTTAACTTATTTGTATTGAATTACAGTTGATAGacaaaaaatttagtgtttgCAGTTCGCACAAAACGAAACGCCAATATTAATTGACTGCAGGCGGTGCcggtggcggcggtggtggtggcaagcCACCATTAGGATCTTGTCTCTGCGAACGCCgttttgtatttgttaatttCATAATCGATTCTGGCCGTATCAAATACATAAGCACCGCAAAGATCATAAACATTGTAACCATAGTGAAGTTACTTTCCTCATTTCCATTGCCAGTTGTAGTGGTCTCACGCATGCGACCCGatactgtaaaaaaaatgtaaaaaaaattataaaccaaTAAATTTGAAACATGTCAACCACCAGAAACTCACTATCGACGCATTCCGTATCCGTGCAATGATTCTGGCTCTGCCGTATCTGTAAGAGAAACAATTGATGAAAATTAGCGTGTACATAAAtctttgtaaatataaaatgctttgaGATAAAAAGATTTCCACTCACCATCGCCAATAGTCGCTGCATCGCGTACTCGTGCGACCAGACACACTCGCAGCCATCAAATTCATCACCCATTTTTGTGCGTCCAAAGATTTGCACTACTATTGCTTGTTTAACTGCCAAAATACAAcataaaatctaaattaaatCCACCAAAGTGAGAAAGTCTGCTATCAAGTGATTATCCGTGTTTATTTGTTGTGGTGTCaacttaaaacaaaatgtatataaatgacgTGTCTTAAGTATAAAACAATATTATAGcagtaaattttttgtatttaaagtaCACAATcaatcgtatatatgtatgtatacaaaagcTTGCtataacatttacatacatatacacgaaGAATTGAGAGGAaggcattaatattttttttgtttatataaaattactatAAAGAGGTGTATTAAGATAATTTTCCAATATATAGATAcgtacacaaaattttattttcattaaaattttacttcaacTAAACAGTAATGTAAACTCTTTGAAATGTAGCTTTAGATTTTGAATTGTTCAGTTTATTACAAAGCGAGTGTTATTACGGCTCATAAAACACACAAATTGTTTCCTCACACGTCTCGTTTTACTGATAAGGTTTCTAAATGCGAGTTGAACGAAGTAAA includes:
- the LOC105227754 gene encoding zinc finger CCHC domain-containing protein 8 homolog, with the translated sequence MDKNADIIKLDSDNEDLDDRVRDTTTVDLTSDTSMNETPEKKLPVAVPLKESIDCVEFEEGEVEEAQEAAEICEPTSSKQTLAFEIKFSNESIFKEYGHKILDSLDKALNMYVDNPIFAFKISNSENTTVSSINAYIAKDSAANHSDMELSDCEEAVSITEVAPERHLSENEDESPDLDLASLFTIDTSGSKKLDTQCVPSYKRSIKDVLNEESSARKRQKLEEENECQRVRTTVACFNCGVNGHSLRECPKPRNNARINRAKLARKQERYHIDIEQRFGHLRPGKISDKLQTALGLKRGELPFFFYRMRKLGYPPGWLEEAKVVHSGISLINSDGNAVMASEDENSQESDEIKYDISKIVDFPGFNVDPGPNFYDDYKHHNVPPLSRHQRKEEFIKKLGSNVVKGYKHKRLKSLPQTTNVAEIKTSILDNADMDIEDDVAVDENVVFTRPPPPPEPANDIKPPPPPTSPDDATTSATNEESSSVANERTCSPTLDYLEERKQKLLAELKSGLCDIDSLSSSSATEESLALETSNNETKASQISKPTNTNEIHTVEPTPTLDIIKESHMGTPVLHFSPYEKLPAGDNFKVGVSDVINFENLPDSTGKYEQMKEVIKKVRNIVTKLHNDDDD
- the LOC105227752 gene encoding small integral membrane protein 14 isoform X1; the encoded protein is MHLHMYAFKQAIVVQIFGRTKMGDEFDGCECVWSHEYAMQRLLAMIRQSQNHCTDTECVDISGRMRETTTTGNGNEESNFTMVTMFMIFAVLMYLIRPESIMKLTNTKRRSQRQDPNGGLPPPPPPPAPPAVN
- the LOC105227752 gene encoding small integral membrane protein 14 isoform X2; translated protein: MGDEFDGCECVWSHEYAMQRLLAMIRQSQNHCTDTECVDISGRMRETTTTGNGNEESNFTMVTMFMIFAVLMYLIRPESIMKLTNTKRRSQRQDPNGGLPPPPPPPAPPAVN